In Siniperca chuatsi isolate FFG_IHB_CAS linkage group LG20, ASM2008510v1, whole genome shotgun sequence, the following proteins share a genomic window:
- the trub1 gene encoding probable tRNA pseudouridine synthase 1, with the protein MAGNISSSAVPITSSLSKLQSLNGLFAIYKKQGPTSADVLNTVKEALLKEAGVQTPTPRKRKKQSLKMGHGGTLDSAASGVLVVGVGNGTKMLSTMLAGSKKYVAVGELGKATDTLDATGSVILEKDFEHITRLDIEDKLKAFTGNIMQVPPLYSALKRDGQRLSVLLKKGHKVEAKPARPVTVYNLTLQEFKPPLFTLDIECGGGFYVRSLVDDLGKALSSCAHVKELIRTKQGQFTLEEHALHEEQWTLEQILLSLWPCRESRMSEQGVDCTKPPEADTLETHTEQDPKGK; encoded by the exons ATGGCAGGAAACATAAGTAGCAGTGCGGTTCCGATAACTAGTTCTTTGTCTAAACTACAGTCTTTAAATGGATTGTTtgcaatatataaaaaacaaggGCCGACATCTGCAGACGTGTTAAATACCGTCAAAGAAGCTTTACTCAAGG AAGCTGGAGTGCAAACCCCCACTCCGcgaaagaggaagaagcagagcCTGAAGATGGGGCACGGAGGGACGCTGGACAGCGCTGCCAGTGGGGTGTTAG TTGTTGGTGTTGGGAATGGCACAAAGATGCTCAGTACAATGTTGGCTGGTTCTAAG aaatatGTTGCTGTGGGGGAACTGGGGAAAGCAACAGATACTCTTGATGCCACTGGCAGTGTTATTCTGGAGAAAGACTTTG AACACATAACCAGGTTGGACATTGAGGACAAGCTGAAAGCTTTCACTGGTAACATCATGCAAGTTCCTCCACT ctaCTCAGCACTGAAAAGAGACGGCCAAcgtctgtctgtcctgctgaAGAAAGGTCACAAGGTTGAGGCCAAACCAGCCAGACCAGTCACTGTGTACAACCTGACCCTGCAAGAGTTCAAACCGCCTCTCTTCACTCTGG ATATTGAGTGTGGTGGTGGATTTTATGTCAGAAGCTTGGTGGATGACCTGGGAAAAG CGCTGTCATCATGTGCTCATGTGAAGGAACTGATCCGGACCAAGCAGGGTCAGTTCACCCTGGAGGAGCATGCCTTACATGAGGAGCAGTGGACACTGGAGCAAATCCTGCTCTCTCTGTGGCCCTGCAGAGAGAGCAGGATGTCAGAGCAGGGTGTGGACTGCACAAAACCACCAGAAGCCGACACcttagaaacacacactgaacaggaCCCAAAGGGAAAGTGA